One Cellulomonas soli DNA window includes the following coding sequences:
- a CDS encoding SDR family NAD(P)-dependent oxidoreductase, whose translation MGTALVTGASAGLGLEFAWQLATARHDVVLVARDRERLHRLASQLEAAAGIRTEVIVADLSVREDVERVADRLRSPENPVGLLVNNAGLGLNQEFVGGDLEREELALEVMVRSVLVLSHAATGAMVERGRGAVLNVASIAALLASGTYSAHKAWVRTFTEGLAVELKGTGVTATVLCPGFVHTEFHERGAIDTSALPEIAWLNAEDVVAAALADVRRGVVISTPSLRYRTAAALARVAPRSAIRAMGRYRRPLDGVDAPTGTLTDD comes from the coding sequence ATGGGAACCGCACTCGTCACCGGCGCCAGCGCCGGCCTCGGCCTGGAGTTCGCCTGGCAGCTGGCCACCGCCCGGCACGACGTCGTCCTCGTGGCACGCGACCGTGAGCGCCTGCACCGCCTGGCCTCGCAGCTCGAGGCCGCGGCAGGCATCCGCACGGAGGTGATCGTCGCCGACCTGTCGGTGCGCGAAGACGTCGAGCGGGTCGCCGACCGGCTGCGCAGCCCGGAGAACCCCGTGGGCCTGCTGGTCAACAACGCCGGTCTCGGGCTCAACCAGGAGTTCGTCGGCGGCGACCTGGAGCGTGAGGAGCTGGCGCTCGAGGTCATGGTCCGCTCCGTCCTGGTCCTCTCGCACGCCGCGACGGGCGCGATGGTCGAGCGCGGACGAGGTGCCGTGCTCAACGTGGCGTCCATCGCCGCGCTGCTCGCCTCCGGCACCTACTCCGCGCACAAGGCGTGGGTGCGCACGTTCACCGAGGGCCTGGCCGTCGAGCTCAAGGGCACCGGCGTGACCGCGACCGTTCTCTGCCCCGGGTTCGTGCACACCGAGTTCCACGAGCGCGGCGCGATCGACACCAGCGCCCTGCCGGAGATCGCCTGGCTCAACGCCGAGGACGTCGTGGCCGCCGCGCTCGCCGACGTGCGCCGTGGCGTCGTCATCTCCACCCCGAGCCTGCGCTACCGCACCGCCGCGGCGCTCGCACGGGTCGCCCCGCGCTCGGCGATCCGCGCGATGGGCCGCTACCGCCGACCGCTCGACGGCGTCGACGCACCCACGGGCACCCTCACCGACGACTGA
- a CDS encoding GyrI-like domain-containing protein: protein MSTKIDFRKVDRELYAPPADEWVQVEVPPLWFLAIDGHGDPNVAPAYAEALGALYAASYAVKFASKARYDRDYVVGPLEGLWWTDVDAPFADVPKSDWSWTVLIRQPDWMGVDEVTALLQETAAKKKLPLVATLRHELVDEGLSLQILHHGPYADEAPTLRRLHSEVIPERGLRERGLHHEIYLSDARRTAPEKLRTVLRQPVEPR from the coding sequence GTGAGCACCAAGATCGACTTCCGGAAGGTCGACCGCGAGCTGTACGCGCCGCCGGCCGACGAGTGGGTGCAGGTCGAGGTGCCGCCGCTGTGGTTCCTCGCGATCGACGGGCACGGTGACCCGAACGTCGCCCCGGCGTACGCCGAGGCTCTCGGCGCGCTCTACGCCGCCTCGTACGCGGTGAAGTTCGCCTCGAAGGCCCGGTACGACCGGGACTACGTCGTGGGCCCGCTCGAGGGGCTGTGGTGGACGGACGTCGACGCGCCGTTCGCCGACGTGCCGAAGTCCGACTGGTCCTGGACCGTGCTGATCCGGCAGCCCGACTGGATGGGCGTCGACGAGGTCACAGCCCTGCTGCAGGAGACGGCCGCGAAGAAGAAGCTGCCGCTCGTGGCGACGCTGCGGCACGAGCTCGTCGACGAGGGCCTGAGCCTGCAGATCCTGCACCACGGCCCGTACGCCGACGAGGCGCCGACCCTTCGTCGGCTGCACTCCGAGGTGATCCCCGAGCGTGGTCTGCGCGAACGGGGTCTGCACCACGAGATCTACCTGTCGGACGCCCGGCGGACGGCACCGGAGAAGCTGCGCACCGTGCTCCGCCAGCCCGTCGAGCCGCGCTGA
- a CDS encoding HAD-IIA family hydrolase, with the protein MTRPIAGWLSDMDGVLVHENQALPGAAEFIRALRDHGRPFLILTNNSIYTPRDLRARLSATGLDVPEDAIWTSALATAQFLTDQEPGGSAYVIGEAGLTTALDEAGYTLTAAEPDFVVLGETRTYSFEAITQAIRLIQGGARFIATNPDVTGPSADGDLPATGAVAAMITAATRREPYFVGKPNPMMIRSALNRIDAHSETTVMVGDRMDTDVVSGIEAGLRTFLVLTGSTRREDIARFPFRPSEIVDSIADLVDRVGTPA; encoded by the coding sequence GTGACCCGACCCATCGCCGGGTGGCTGTCCGACATGGACGGCGTGCTCGTGCACGAGAACCAGGCGCTGCCCGGTGCCGCGGAGTTCATCCGTGCGCTGCGTGACCACGGGCGCCCGTTCCTCATCCTGACGAACAACTCGATCTACACCCCGCGCGACCTGCGGGCCCGCCTCAGCGCGACGGGGCTCGACGTGCCCGAGGACGCCATCTGGACGTCCGCGCTGGCCACCGCCCAGTTCCTCACCGACCAGGAGCCGGGCGGCTCCGCGTACGTGATCGGTGAGGCCGGGCTGACGACCGCGCTGGACGAGGCCGGGTACACGCTCACGGCCGCCGAGCCGGACTTCGTCGTGCTGGGCGAGACGCGCACGTACTCCTTCGAGGCGATCACCCAGGCGATCCGGCTCATCCAGGGCGGTGCCCGGTTCATCGCCACGAACCCCGACGTGACCGGGCCGAGCGCCGACGGCGACCTGCCCGCCACCGGTGCCGTCGCGGCCATGATCACGGCGGCCACGCGCCGCGAGCCGTACTTCGTCGGCAAGCCGAACCCGATGATGATCCGCTCGGCGCTCAACCGGATCGACGCGCACTCCGAGACGACCGTCATGGTGGGCGACCGCATGGACACCGACGTGGTCTCGGGCATCGAGGCGGGACTGCGCACGTTCCTCGTCCTGACCGGCTCGACGCGGCGCGAGGACATCGCCCGGTTCCCGTTCCGGCCCAGCGAGATCGTCGACTCGATCGCTGACCTGGTCGACCGCGTCGGCACGCCCGCCTGA
- a CDS encoding DUF3137 domain-containing protein: MNGVPGAFVVYLVPLIGLGLLGLGWWLQHQRRQQLQQWAQRNGWTYADRDDSYVRVQRGQPFEQGHARRATEVMTGRFEGMPAISFDYQWDTGSGKEETTHHAHVVALALPAYLPTLEVTPEGFGARFAKMLGAQDMQFESEDFNRAYRVAAGDQRTAHAVLHPRLMERLLRPDAVRTPWRIEGTWIVSWTSGGTDLSTLAARLGLLTAVVRSVPRHVWLDHGYDPSSPENLRKA; this comes from the coding sequence ATGAACGGTGTCCCCGGCGCGTTCGTCGTCTATCTGGTGCCCCTGATCGGCCTGGGCCTGCTCGGCCTCGGGTGGTGGCTGCAGCACCAGCGCCGCCAGCAGCTCCAGCAGTGGGCGCAGCGCAACGGCTGGACCTACGCCGACCGCGACGACTCGTACGTGCGGGTCCAGCGCGGCCAGCCGTTCGAGCAGGGGCACGCCCGGCGGGCGACCGAGGTCATGACGGGCCGGTTCGAGGGCATGCCTGCCATCTCGTTCGACTACCAATGGGACACGGGCAGCGGCAAGGAGGAGACGACCCACCATGCGCACGTCGTAGCCCTCGCCCTGCCCGCCTACCTGCCGACCCTCGAGGTGACGCCCGAGGGGTTCGGCGCCAGGTTCGCCAAGATGCTCGGCGCGCAGGACATGCAGTTCGAGTCGGAGGACTTCAACCGGGCGTACCGGGTGGCCGCCGGTGACCAGCGCACCGCGCACGCCGTGCTGCACCCACGCCTGATGGAACGCCTGCTGCGGCCCGACGCCGTGCGGACCCCGTGGCGCATCGAGGGGACGTGGATCGTGTCGTGGACCTCGGGAGGCACCGACCTGAGCACGCTCGCGGCCCGGCTGGGGCTGCTCACGGCCGTCGTGCGCAGCGTCCCCCGCCACGTCTGGCTCGACCACGGCTACGATCCGAGTTCACCGGAGAACCTGCGAAAGGCCTGA
- a CDS encoding LemA family protein, protein MNTVGIVLIVLLVLVVIVLLWGVATYNAFVRLRNLVQEAWRQIDVELHRRHDLIPNLVEAVKGYAAHERGVFDEVTQARAAASGAGVGPAAQAEQENVLSAALGRLFAVAENYPVLRASENFQQLQTELSTTEDRIAAGRRFYNANVRSLNTKVESFPANVIANMFGFVRAEYFEVNDPEVRAAPQVRF, encoded by the coding sequence GTGAACACCGTCGGCATCGTGCTGATCGTCCTGCTCGTGCTCGTGGTCATCGTGCTGCTGTGGGGCGTGGCGACCTACAACGCCTTCGTCCGGCTCCGGAACCTGGTGCAGGAGGCGTGGCGCCAGATCGACGTCGAGCTGCACCGCCGGCACGACCTGATCCCCAACCTGGTCGAGGCCGTCAAGGGCTACGCAGCGCACGAGCGCGGCGTGTTCGACGAGGTCACGCAGGCCCGTGCCGCCGCCTCCGGTGCGGGGGTCGGCCCGGCCGCGCAGGCCGAGCAGGAGAACGTGCTGTCCGCCGCGCTCGGACGGCTGTTCGCCGTCGCCGAGAACTACCCGGTGCTGCGCGCGAGCGAGAACTTCCAGCAGCTGCAGACCGAGCTGTCGACGACCGAGGACCGCATCGCGGCCGGGCGCCGGTTCTACAACGCGAACGTGCGCAGCCTGAACACCAAGGTCGAGTCGTTCCCGGCGAACGTCATCGCGAACATGTTCGGGTTCGTGCGGGCCGAGTACTTCGAGGTCAACGACCCCGAGGTGCGCGCGGCGCCGCAGGTCCGCTTCTGA
- the pyrE gene encoding orotate phosphoribosyltransferase, with translation MSHDLSPTPREQLRDLIVDLAVVHGKVTLSSGREADYYVDLRRVTLHHRAAPLIGHVLLDRLEEVGLGTAEIDAVGGLTLGADPVATALLHAAASRGQDLDAFVVRKEAKAHGMQRRIEGPDIAGRKVVVLEDTSTTGGSPIAAVEAAREAGAEVLGVAVIVDRATGAQEKIEALGVPYHYLYSLADLGLA, from the coding sequence GTGAGCCACGACCTCTCCCCGACCCCGCGCGAGCAGCTGCGCGACCTCATCGTCGACCTCGCCGTCGTGCACGGGAAGGTCACGCTGTCCTCCGGGCGCGAGGCCGACTACTACGTCGACCTGCGCCGCGTCACCCTGCACCACCGGGCCGCGCCGCTCATCGGCCACGTGCTGCTCGACCGGCTCGAGGAGGTCGGCCTCGGCACCGCCGAGATCGACGCCGTCGGCGGCCTCACGCTCGGCGCGGACCCCGTCGCCACGGCCCTGCTGCACGCGGCGGCCTCGCGCGGGCAGGACCTCGACGCGTTCGTCGTCCGCAAGGAGGCCAAGGCCCACGGCATGCAGCGCCGCATCGAGGGCCCCGACATCGCCGGCCGCAAGGTCGTCGTCCTCGAGGACACCTCGACCACGGGCGGCTCGCCCATCGCCGCCGTCGAGGCGGCCCGTGAGGCGGGCGCCGAGGTGCTCGGTGTTGCCGTCATCGTCGACCGGGCGACCGGCGCCCAGGAGAAGATCGAAGCCCTCGGCGTGCCGTACCACTACCTGTACAGCCTGGCGGACCTCGGCCTGGCCTGA
- a CDS encoding YwiC-like family protein has product MGRRAGWVPNQHGAWAMLAVPVLVGALVSGVTWRHGLLLVTWLVAYLAFFAAGLWLRSGRKVRYLPPVRAYAVAAALLGAVLLLTAPGLLRWAPVYAVLLATSLASSVRRTDRGWLNDTVTVLAATLMTVVAAGLGTRADPTATALLGVGTGADRLVPPGAADPDVWLAAGLLTAYFLGTVPYVKTLIRERGRRSVLAVSIGFHAVLAVAALGWCVTSGADPEVVAVAVVAVGLLARAVLVPRRRPWPSAKAIGLGEVAATVVVSVTTLAVTL; this is encoded by the coding sequence ATGGGGCGCAGGGCGGGCTGGGTGCCGAACCAGCACGGGGCGTGGGCGATGCTCGCCGTCCCGGTGCTCGTGGGCGCCCTCGTCTCCGGTGTCACGTGGCGGCACGGCCTGCTGCTCGTGACCTGGTTGGTCGCGTACCTGGCGTTCTTCGCCGCAGGGCTCTGGCTGCGCTCCGGGCGCAAGGTGCGGTACCTGCCGCCCGTGCGTGCCTACGCGGTCGCCGCCGCGCTGCTGGGTGCCGTGCTGCTGCTGACGGCACCGGGCCTGCTGCGCTGGGCACCCGTATACGCCGTGCTGCTCGCGACGAGCCTGGCCAGCTCGGTCCGCCGCACCGACCGCGGCTGGCTGAACGACACCGTCACGGTGCTGGCCGCGACGCTCATGACCGTCGTCGCCGCCGGTCTCGGCACCCGCGCGGACCCGACCGCCACCGCACTGCTCGGCGTGGGCACGGGCGCTGACCGCCTCGTCCCGCCCGGCGCGGCCGACCCGGACGTGTGGCTGGCGGCCGGACTGCTCACGGCCTACTTCCTGGGCACGGTCCCCTACGTCAAGACGCTGATCCGCGAGCGCGGCCGCCGGTCGGTGCTCGCCGTGTCGATCGGGTTCCACGCCGTGCTCGCCGTCGCGGCGCTCGGCTGGTGCGTCACCTCAGGCGCGGATCCGGAGGTCGTGGCCGTCGCCGTCGTGGCGGTCGGCCTGCTGGCCCGGGCGGTGCTGGTCCCTCGGCGCCGCCCGTGGCCGAGCGCGAAGGCCATCGGGCTGGGCGAGGTCGCGGCGACCGTGGTCGTGAGCGTGACGACGCTCGCCGTCACGCTCTGA